CCGGGCTGCCGCCGAGTCGAAGTGAAGTTGCGGCATTCCTGGCGGACACGAGTTCCATGGCCCATGAGTCGGTCGTTGATCGGCTACTCGCTTCGCCAGCTTACGGCGAACGCTGGGCACGTCCCTGGCTCGACCTGGCGCGCTATGCCGATACGCAAGGCTATGAAAAGGACAACCGCCGTTCGATCTGGCGGTATCGCGATTGGGTAATCGACGCGCTCAATCGCGACTTGCCATTCGATGAGTTCACGATCGAACAACTTGCGGGCGACATGCTCCCGAACGCGACGCTGGAGCAAAAGATCGCCACCGGATTGCATCGCAACACGATGACGAATACCGAAGGGGGCACCGACAACGAGGAATTCCGCTACGAGGCGGTGGTCGATCGCATCAACACGACGATGACCATCTGGCAAGGCACGACGTTTATGTGCTGCCAGTGTCATACGCACAAATACGATCCCTTCACGCAGCGCGACTACTGGCAAACCTACGCGTTTCTCAACAGCACCGCGGATACCGATCTCGACGACGACGCCCCGTTCGTCGAAGCGCCGCCGCCCGAGTTGGCGGCGCGGCGCGCCACGATGATCGCCGAAGAGGCCTTGCTGGAGGGAATGTTGAACGCCGACACGCCGGCCTTCGACGCCGCGCTGGTCGCTTGGGAAGCAACGCAACGAGCGGCGATCGCCACCTGGCAACCGCTGGAAATCATCTCCGCAAAATCGGAGGCTGGCGCCACTCTCAGCGCGCAAGAAGACCGCTCGCTGCTGGCCTCGGGCGACGCTGCGGAAAAAGACAACTACCAGGTCGTCGCGAAATTGTCAGCGGGCCGAGTGAGCGCACTGCGCATCGAAGCATTGCCTGATGTCTCCTTGCCCGGCAATGGCCCAGGCCGCGCTGAGAAAGGCAACTTCGCCCTCAGCGGATTGCGGCTGGAGTGGATCGCTCAAGAGGGCGCGACGCCGCGGCCGGTTCCCCTCTCGGGCGCCGTCGCCGATCCCGCGCAGGGCGATCAAGCCTTCTCCGCCGAGCAGTTGACTGACGACAACCCGAGCAACGGTTGGGCGATCGGCGGCGAAGTCGGCGCAGGGCACGAAGCGATCGTGGCATTCGCCGAGCCGATCACAACCGGTCCCGGCGCGCAGCTTGTCGTCAAGCTGGAACAACAGTACGGCAGCAAGAACGTCCTGGGGCGCTTCCGAATCTCCGCCGCCAACTTGCCGGACCCGGCCGCCATTTCGCCACTTTCCACGGCAGCCCGAGCGCTCCTCGCACGGTCGGCCGCCGAACGCTCGCCGGACGAGCAGGCACAGTTGCGCGATTACTTCCGGCGCTTTGGACCAAATTTCAGCGCAATTCGCGCCCGAGTCGCCGAGTTGCAGCACACGCTGCCGCCGCCGCCGATTACGTTGGTGATGCAAGAACTGGAAACGCCCCGCACGACGCACGTTCACATGCGAGGCGCCTATCTCACCAAAGGAGAGGAAGTCCAACCTGCGCCGCCTGCCATCCTGAATCCACTGCCGCCGGACGCGCCGCTCAATCGACTGACCTTCGCGCGCTGGCTGGTCTCGTCAGAGAACCCGCTCACTGCTCGTGTGACGGTCAATCGTCTTTGGGAACAGTACTTCGGCCAAGGAATCGTCGCTACGAGCGAAGATTTCGGCACGCAGGGAGAGCCGCCGTCGCATCCGGAGTTGCTCGACTGGCTCGCAACCGAATTCATCGACCGCGGTTGGAGTTTGAAACAAGTACATCGGTTGATCGCCACTTCGGCGACATATCGCCAAGACGCGCGCGTCACACCGGAACTGGCGGAGCGCGACCCACGCAATCGTTTACTTGCGCGCGGTCCGCGTATTCGTCTGGAAGCCGAGATGCTCCGCGATCAGGCGCTCGCCGTGAGCGGCCTGCTGAGCCGCAAGATGTTCGGGCCCAGCGTGATGCCGCCGCAGCCCGAAGGAGTCTGGCAGGTCGTCTACAGCGGCGATCAATGGATCACCAGCCAGGGCGAAGATAAATACCGCCGAGGAATCTACACCTTCTGGCGGCGTACGAGCCCTTACCCGTCGATGATCACATTCGACGCCCCGAGCCGCGAGTTCTGCGTCGACCGCCGCATGCGTTCCAATACGCCGCTGCAAGCGCTCACGCTGTTGAATGACGCCGTCTACATCGAAGCCGCGCAGGCGCTCGCGAAACGCCTGCTCGCGCAGGCGGACGCCACGCCGGCGCAGCGTATAGCGTTCGGTTTTGCTGCGTGTCTGGCCCGCGACCCGAACGAGCAGGAGACGCTGCCGCTTGTCGCCCTCTACGAGAGCGAGTTGTCGCACTTCACCCAAGACCCCGCCGGGGCGACCGCGATGTGCGGCGGCGTGGTGGAAGGCGTGGATTCCGCGCAGCTCGCGGCCTGGACGGTGGTCGCCAATGTGTTGTTGAATCTGGATGAGATGGTGACAAAGTGAAGTGGAGTGTCCGTACAAAGTGTCGATGTAGCCAAGCCCAGGGAAGACCCTCAGAGTCGATGTTGTCATCGACGACTTCGAGGGCCTTCCCTGGGCTTAACGAGCGCGGCGCGGATTAACAAAGCAACGACCCTATGGACCTCCAACTCGAATTTCTGAAAGCCACCACGCGGCGCCAGTTTCTCGGCGGCTGCGGCGTCGGTTTTGGCGCGGCGGCGCTCACGGCGCTGCTCGATCAACCCGCGCAGGCCGTGGAGAGCACGAATCCACTCGCGCCGAAGGCTTCGCACTTCCCCGCGCGCGCGAAGCACGTCATTTACCTGCACATGGCGGGCTCGCCTTCGCAGTTGGATTTGTTTGACTACAAGCCGAAGCTGGTCGAGCTGAACGGCCAGAAGTGCCCCGACGAGCTACTGAAGAACGAACGTTTCGCCTTCATCAAGGGCGTTCCGACGATGTTGGGGACGCCGCACAAGTTTGCCAAATACGGCGCAAGCGGCGCGGAAATCTCCAATCTGCTGCCGCACTTGTCCGAGCTGGCCGACGATCTCTGCATCGTCCGCTCGATGGTCACCGACCAATTCAATCACGCCCCAGCGCAAGTTTTTCTTAACACCGGCTTTGCCCGCCCCGGCCGGCCGAGCATGGGCTCGTGGCTCACCTACGGACTCGGCAGCGAAAGCCAGGACCTGCCCGGCTTCGCGGTGCTGGTCTCCGGCGGCAAAACGCCGGACGGCGGCGCGTCGCTGTGGGGAAGCGGTTTTCTGCCGAGCGTTTATCAAGGTGTGCAATTCCGCGCGCAAGGCGAGCCGGTACTGTACGTCTCGAATCCGAATGGGATGGATTCCGACACGCGGCGGCGTTCGCTCGACGCGCTCAAGTCGCTCAATCAGTTACAACTCGAAACCTTCGGCGACCCGGAGACGCTCACGCGCATCGAGCAATACGAGATGGCCTACCGGATGCAAACCTCGGTGCCGGAGTTGATGCGCATCGACGACGAGCCGGCCCATATCCACGAGCTATACGGCACCAAGCCGGGCGAGATGTCGCTGGCGAACAATTGCCTGCTCGCGCGGCGACTCGTCGAGCGCGGCGTACGCTTCGTACACTTGTATGATTGGGGCTGGGATCACCACGGCGCCGGCAAAGGGAATGACATCGTCGAAGCGCTGCCGGAAAAATGCAAAGAGACCGACCAGCCGATTGCCGCGCTCGTGAAAGACTTGAAGCAGCGCGGCTTACTGGACTCGACGCTGGTCGTGTTCAGCGGCGAGTTCGGTCGCACGCCGATGAACGAGGCCCGCAATGGCTCGACCTTCCTCGGCCGCGATCATCACCCGCACGCGTTCACGCTCTGGATGGCCGGCGGCGGCATTCGCGCCGGCTATACGCACGGCGCCACCGACGAACTCGGTTACCGCGCCGTCGACGACATGGTCCACGTCCACGACCTACAAGCCACGATCCTCCACCTCCTCGGCCTCGACCACACCAAACTCACGCACAAGTTCCAGGGCCGCCAGTACCGCTTGACGGACGTGCATGGAAATGTCGTCCAGAGGCTGCTGGGATGAGGGGGGAATGACGAATTTTGAAATCCGAATGTCGAATGAGATCCGAAGCTCGAATGACGCATGGTCCAGAATGAATCGCACATTGACACGACCGCAAGGTTGAGGACGTAGGGCGGGCCGTGCAAGGCGTGAACCGTGTCATTTCCAACGGATGGAATTGACATGCCACGCGTAATTCACGACGGCAAGGCCCGCCG
The window above is part of the Planctomycetia bacterium genome. Proteins encoded here:
- a CDS encoding DUF1501 domain-containing protein; its protein translation is MDLQLEFLKATTRRQFLGGCGVGFGAAALTALLDQPAQAVESTNPLAPKASHFPARAKHVIYLHMAGSPSQLDLFDYKPKLVELNGQKCPDELLKNERFAFIKGVPTMLGTPHKFAKYGASGAEISNLLPHLSELADDLCIVRSMVTDQFNHAPAQVFLNTGFARPGRPSMGSWLTYGLGSESQDLPGFAVLVSGGKTPDGGASLWGSGFLPSVYQGVQFRAQGEPVLYVSNPNGMDSDTRRRSLDALKSLNQLQLETFGDPETLTRIEQYEMAYRMQTSVPELMRIDDEPAHIHELYGTKPGEMSLANNCLLARRLVERGVRFVHLYDWGWDHHGAGKGNDIVEALPEKCKETDQPIAALVKDLKQRGLLDSTLVVFSGEFGRTPMNEARNGSTFLGRDHHPHAFTLWMAGGGIRAGYTHGATDELGYRAVDDMVHVHDLQATILHLLGLDHTKLTHKFQGRQYRLTDVHGNVVQRLLG
- a CDS encoding PSD1 and planctomycete cytochrome C domain-containing protein, whose translation is MRTALLVPLLFLATAAPARAGEPVDFAREVLPIFAAKCHRCHGPDKHEGGLLLHRGADALRGGDSGAVILPGKSAESVLRQYVSGEGDNLMPPDGEGDPLTADQVAVITRWIDEGASWPVVADVQTKSAAENHWAYQRPVRPERPPVSRPDWCRNEIDYFVLAQLDAESLAPAAEADKARWIRRVSLDLTGLPPSRSEVAAFLADTSSMAHESVVDRLLASPAYGERWARPWLDLARYADTQGYEKDNRRSIWRYRDWVIDALNRDLPFDEFTIEQLAGDMLPNATLEQKIATGLHRNTMTNTEGGTDNEEFRYEAVVDRINTTMTIWQGTTFMCCQCHTHKYDPFTQRDYWQTYAFLNSTADTDLDDDAPFVEAPPPELAARRATMIAEEALLEGMLNADTPAFDAALVAWEATQRAAIATWQPLEIISAKSEAGATLSAQEDRSLLASGDAAEKDNYQVVAKLSAGRVSALRIEALPDVSLPGNGPGRAEKGNFALSGLRLEWIAQEGATPRPVPLSGAVADPAQGDQAFSAEQLTDDNPSNGWAIGGEVGAGHEAIVAFAEPITTGPGAQLVVKLEQQYGSKNVLGRFRISAANLPDPAAISPLSTAARALLARSAAERSPDEQAQLRDYFRRFGPNFSAIRARVAELQHTLPPPPITLVMQELETPRTTHVHMRGAYLTKGEEVQPAPPAILNPLPPDAPLNRLTFARWLVSSENPLTARVTVNRLWEQYFGQGIVATSEDFGTQGEPPSHPELLDWLATEFIDRGWSLKQVHRLIATSATYRQDARVTPELAERDPRNRLLARGPRIRLEAEMLRDQALAVSGLLSRKMFGPSVMPPQPEGVWQVVYSGDQWITSQGEDKYRRGIYTFWRRTSPYPSMITFDAPSREFCVDRRMRSNTPLQALTLLNDAVYIEAAQALAKRLLAQADATPAQRIAFGFAACLARDPNEQETLPLVALYESELSHFTQDPAGATAMCGGVVEGVDSAQLAAWTVVANVLLNLDEMVTK